From a single Sus scrofa isolate TJ Tabasco breed Duroc chromosome 13, Sscrofa11.1, whole genome shotgun sequence genomic region:
- the LOC102163598 gene encoding 5-hydroxytryptamine receptor 3C-like: protein MEGGWPFRGGFLLCFTISLLLQGRGDAFTINCSGFDQHGVDPAAFQAVFDRKAFRPVTNFSVPTHVNVSFILSAILEVDAQLQLLTSLLWVTMMWDNPFISWNPEECISSNKLSVLVENLWLPDILVMESVDVDRAPPGLNAYVSSEGRIQYDRPMKVTSICNLDIFYFPFDQQNCTLTFSSFLHTVDSMILGMDKELGMITDTSRNVVQTQGEWELLDINKATPKMQMGSNLYDQIMFYVAIRRRPTFYIINLLVPSSFLVAIDALSFYLPAESENRAPFKITLLLGYNVFLLMMNDLLPASGTPLISVYLALCLSLMVVSLLETIFITYLLHLAATQPPPLPRWLHTLLLHRTSPRKCCPVVAPQRGNSGQGLGPAHLPGTKEPVELVGKGPGPREAELSGCPGSASTLPEDEAQKQHLVSLWVQCSHMMDSLLFRLYLLFLATSITTVIVLWNT, encoded by the exons ATGGAAGGGGGGTGGCCCTTTAGGGGGGGTTTCCTCCTCTGCTTCACTATCAGCCTTCTGCTTCAAG GAAGAGGCGACGCTTTCACCATCAACTGCTCAGGCTTTGACCAGCATGGGGTGGATCCTGCTGCCTTCCAAGCAGTGTTTGACAGAAAGGCTTTCCGTCCAGTCACCAACTTCAGCGTCCCCACTCATGTCAACGTCTCCTTCATTCTGTCTGCCATCCTGGAAGTG GATGCACAACTCCAGCTTCTGACATCACTTCTGTGGGTTACCATG ATGTGGGACAATCCTTTCATCAGCTGGAACCCAGAAGAGTGCATCAGCAGCAATAAACTCAGTGTATTGGTTGAGAACCTGTGGCTCCCAGACATCCTCGTCATGGAATC CGTGGATGTGGATCGGGCACCTCCAGGTCTCAACGCATATGTCAGCAGTGAAGGTCGAATACAGTACGACAGGCCAATGAAGGTGACCAGCATCTGTAACCTGGACATCTTCTACTTCCCTTTTGACCAACAGAACTGCACACTCACCTTCAGTTCCTTCCTCCATACAG TGGACAGCATGATCCTGGGCATGGACAAGGAATTGGGGATGATTACAGACACATCTCGTAACGTCGTTCAGACCCAGGGGGAGTGGGAGCTCCTGGATATCAACAAGGCCACCCCAAAGATGCAGATGGGCAGCAACCTATATGACCAGATCATGTTCTAT GTGGCCATCAGGCGCAGGCCCACCTTCTACATCATAAACCTTCTGGTGCCCAGTAGCTTTCTGGTGGCCATCGATGCCCTCAGCTTCTACCTGCCGGCAGAAAGCGAGAACCGTGCCCCATTCAAGATAACACTCCTCCTGGGCTACAACGTCTTCCTGCTCATGATGAACGACCTACTCCCTGCCAGTGGCACCCCCCTCATCA GTGTCTACCTTGCCCTGTGTCTGTCACTGATGGTGGTCAGCCTGCTGGAGACCATCTTCATCACCTACCTGCTGCACCTGGCcgccacccagcccccacccctgccccgctGGCTCCATACCCTGCTTCTGCACCGCACCAGCCCAAGGAAATGCTGCCCTGTGGTTGCACCCCAAAGGGGAAACTCGGGTCAGGGCCTCGGTCCCGCCCACCTTCCTG GCACGAAGGAGCCCGTGGAGCTGGTGGGGAAGGGGCCGGGTCCCAGAGAGGCAGAACTAAGTGGGTGCCCTGGGTCAGCGAGCACCCTGCcagaagatgaggctcagaagcAGCACCTGGTCAGCCTGTGGGTGCAGTGCAGCCACATGATGGACTCCCTGCTCTTCCGCCTCTACCTGCTCTTCTTGGCCACCTCCATTACCACGGTCATCGTCCTCTGGAACACCTAG